The proteins below come from a single Musa acuminata AAA Group cultivar baxijiao unplaced genomic scaffold, Cavendish_Baxijiao_AAA HiC_scaffold_365, whole genome shotgun sequence genomic window:
- the LOC135658183 gene encoding receptor-like protein 37, protein MASCTRTTHPVPRHYSFGLWITSILLFTAATTPTTKGCVEGERDALLDFKTGIVKDPSSRLSSWRGRVDCCRWSGVVCDDTTGHVVELNLNPDYLNNETSIGGEIRPSLLLLTHLERLNLSHNDLSTDGLHWLSRLTSLRYLDMSFVNLSMASHDWLQAVNMLSSLEELHLHDCGLTDIPSSLSHVNLTALATLDISDNLFNSTIPKWLWKLHRLSYLDLSFSMFHGAIPAGIGNLADLRELHLSDNSLSGPVPTEIGNLNSLELINLTNNLLSGSLPTEIGKLSNLNILSLSSNSLEGTVSELHFARLTKLSELDLSENSLVISVDYNWVPPFQLRSIQLKSCKLGPAFPRWLRSQNSIEDLGMSNTSIEDVLPDWFWNNSASSINLSQNQINGRLTESTLGHFRSSLTRLVHQKVGDEERMEKSLRVRSQQPWKLLRRHAVGDSNRLATGVNFDKDR, encoded by the exons ATGGCCTCTTGCACCAGAACCACACACCCTGTGCCTCGGCACTACTCTTTCGGGCTTTGGATTACGAGCATTCTTTTGTTCACGGCGGCAACAACGCCGACGACGAAGGGGTGCGTAGAGGGCGAGAGGGACGCCCTCCTCGACTTCAAAACCGGCATCGTCAAGGATCCTTCCAGCCGTTTGTCATCATGGCGAGGCCGAGTAGACTGCTGCAGATGGAGCGGGGTGGTCTGTGACGACACAACCGGCCATGTCGTGGAGCTTAACCTCAATCCAGACTATCTAAACAATGAGACGTCTATCGGAGGTGAGATCAGACCATCCTTGCTCCTGCTAACTCATTTGGAGCGTCTCAACCTCAGCCACAATGACTTGTCGACCGATGGCCTGCACTGGCTCTCGCGTCTCACTTCCTTGAGATACCTCGACATGAGCTTTGTGAACCTTTCCATGGCCTCCCACGATTGGCTTCAAGCAGTGAACATGTTGTCCTCACTAGAGGAGCTACATTTACATGACTGTGGCCTCACCGACATcccctcttctctttcccatgtcaaCCTCACAGCACTGGCCACTCTGGACATCAGTGACAACCTCTTCAACTCCACCATCCCCAAATGGCTATGGAAACTCCACAGACTCTCTTATCTTGATCTCAGTTTTTCTATGTTTCATGGTGCCATACCCGCTGGGATTGGAAATTTGGCCGATCTAAGAGAACTTCATCTTAGTGATAATTCACTTTCAGGTCCCGTACCCACTGAGATTGGAAATTTGAATAGTCTAGAACTTATCAATCTCACGAATAATTTACTCTCTGGATCGTTACCTACTGAGATCGGCAAGCTTTCCAACCTCAATAttctttctctctctagtaaTTCCCTAGAGGGCACCGTGTCTGAACTCCATTTCGCTCGCTTAACCAAACTAAGTGAGCTCGATCTATCTGAAAACTCCCTAGTCATCTCAGTAGACTATAATTGGGTTCCTCCTTTTCAACTCCGATCCATTCAACTGAAGTCTTGTAAGTTGGGGCCTGCATTTCCAAGATGGCTCCGTTCACAAAACTCCATTGAGGATTTGGGTATGTCGAACACAAGCATCGAGGACGTCTTGCCTGATTGGTTTTGGAATAATTCTGCTTCATCTATAAATCTCTCCCAAAATCAGATTAATG GAAGACTGACCGAGTCAACGTTGGGGCATTTCCGTAGCAGTCTCACACGTCTCGTCCATCAAAAAGTAGGAGATGAAGAAAGGATGGAGAAGTCACTTCGAGTCCGTTCGCAGCAGCCGTGGAAGCTTCTTCGAAGGCACGCGGTGGGGGACTCGAACCGCTTGGCGACCGGAGTCAACTTTGACAAGGATCGGTGA
- the LOC135658182 gene encoding receptor-like protein EIX2, giving the protein MEAERDALLAFKAGILDPSRRLSSWRRPVDCCRWSGVVCDNTTGHVVQLNLQNAEAYYDNSTVLGGEIGPSLLSLTHLRRLNLTQNDFGGARIPKFLGSFGRLRYLDLSYSNFGGAIPPQLGNLSTLRYLRLSSYNLRIDAGDDLQWLSRLSSLTFLQMNFVNLSTASPDWLRAVNQLPSLQQLYLSGCGLTALPDSLSRVNLTALTTLDLRGNFFNSTFPSWLFELRSLSYLAISNSELYGTVPAGFGNLTRLAQLDLSGNSLSGSIPVDLWSLASLTTLDLSHNSFTSPLLPQIGNTTSLSQLNLVQCFLVGSIPAEIGRLTSLTELRLSGNSLSGRIPAEIGNLSSVTQLDLGHNSLSGLIPVEIGKLSDLSTLDLSDNSLEGTMSELHFVNLTELVALYAYANPLTIRFDHDWVPPFQLQSIKVDTCDLGPAFPRWLRSQEFLTDIDLSNTSIEDTLPDWFWNSSSSTIMDINLSHNKIGGVLPASLESMATLMLLNLSSNLFRGRIPVLPPNLQALDLSSNSLSGSLPSTISSQLGYLFLSHNYLHGSIPSSYVCDLQQLYALDLSNNQISGEIPRCRPEGSQLLFVNLANNKLRGKIPDSIGNLGNLQFLHLNNNSLFGRIPSSLKNCSRLAVIDLGNNKFSGSIPAWIGQSLRNLQVLLLRSNMFSGHIPLQLGRSSNLQIIDLSNNRLSGSVPHSFGNFSAMISASKSMASTVSNIMNFVLSSFVASESISLVTKGDEFSFSTILRFVKSIDLSNNDLSGVIPPEIGSLFALQTLNLSRNSFEGMIPKTMGDMKSLETLDLSFNKLSGVIPESFSALNSLNHLNLSYNNLSGAIPSGNQLQTLEDASIYIGNVHLCGPPVTKSCSDDPNVDSTEEEYKQGSHVLSFYFGTGLGYLVGLWSVFVVMLFKKDWRLFYFATVDKMYDKAYVAVRIRMRN; this is encoded by the coding sequence ATGGAGGCGGAGAGGGACGCCCTCCTCGCCTTCAAAGCCGGCATCCTCGACCCATCCCGCCGCTTGTCCTCGTGGCGTCGCCCAGTGGACTGCTGCAGATGGAGCGGCGTGGTGTGCGACAACACCACGGGCCACGTCGTGCAGCTCAACCTCCAGAATGCGGAGGCTTACTACGACAATTCGACGGTGTTGGGGGGTGAGATCGGTCCATCTTtgctttctctaactcatttgCGCCGCTTGAATCTCACTCAGAACGACTTCGGCGGCGCCCGAATCCCCAAGTTCTTGGGTTCTTTTGGGAGACTCAGATATCTGGATCTCTCTTATTCCAATTTCGGCGGAGCCATTCCTCCCCAGCTGGGTAACCTGTCAACCCTCCGCTATCTGAGGCTGTCCTCGTACAACTTAAGGATCGACGCGGGGGACGACCTACAGTGGCTCTCGCGTCTATCTTCTCTAACATTCCTCCAAATGAACTTTGTGAACCTCAGCACGGCCTCTCCCGATTGGCTACGAGCCGTGAACCAGCTGCCCTCCCTGCAACAACTCTATCTGTCAGGCTGTGGTCTCACTGCCCTCCCCGACTCTCTTTCCCGCGTCAACCTCACGGCTCTCACCACCCTCGATCTCCGTGGCAACTTCTTCAACTCCACCTTTCCCAGCTGGCTTTTTGAACTCCGTAGCCTCTCCTATCTCGCGATCAGCAATTCTGAATTGTATGGCACCGTACCTGCCGGGTTTGGGAACTTGACTCGTCTCGCGCAGCTCGACCTTAGCGGCAACTCGCTTTCCGGTTCCATACCTGTCGATCTCTGGAGTTTGGCCAGTCTAACCACACTTGATCTCAGCCACAATTCATTTACGAGTCCCCTTCTACCTCAAATCGGGAACACGACAAGTCTGTCGCAGCTAAACCTCGTTCAGTGCTTCCTCGTTGGTTCCATCCCTGCCGAGATTGGGCGCTTGACCAGTCTTACGGAATTACGCTTAAGCGGCAATTCACTTTCTGGTCGAATCCCTGCCGAGATTGGGAATCTGTCCAGCGTAACGCAGCTCGACTTGGGTCATAATTCACTCTCCGGACTGATACCGGTTGAgatcggcaagctttccgacCTTTCCACCCTTGATCTCTCCGATAACTCCCTGGAGGGCACCATGTCCGAACTCCATTTCGTGAACCTAACCGAGTTGGTCGCCCTGTACGCTTACGCCAACCCTTTGACCATCCGATTCGACCACGACTGGGTGCCCCCTTTTCAACTTCAATCCATCAAAGTTGATACCTGTGACTTGGGTCCCGCGTTTCCCAGGTGGCTCCGTTCTCAGGAATTCCTCACTGATATTGATCTGTCCAACACAAGCATCGAAGACACACTGCCTGATTGGTTTTggaattcttcttcttccaccattATGGACATAAATCTGTCCCACAATAAGATCGGTGGAGTTTTGCCGGCATCCTTGGAGAGTATGGCCACCTTGATGCTCTTGAATTTGAGCTCCAATCTCTTTCGAGGTCGCATTCCTGTTTTGCCACCAAACCTACAAGCGCTGGACTTGTCCAGCAATTCTTTGTCGGGATCGCTACCCTCGACCATCTCATCACAGTTGGGCTACCTGTTCCTCTCCCACAACTATCTTCATGGAAGCATACCGTCGTCCTACGTCTGCGACCTGCAGCAACTTTATGCCCTTGATCTATCCAACAATCAAATATCAGGAGAAATCCCGCGTTGTCGGCCGGAGGGATCACAACTTTTGTTTGTCAATCTGGCGAACAACAAGCTACGAGGAAAGATTCCTGACTCCATCGGAAACTTGGGCAACCTTCAGTTCCTGCACTTAAACAACAACAGCCTCTTCGGACGTATTCCTTCGTCGCTGAAAAATTGCAGTCGGCTGGCTGTCATTGATCTCGGCAACAACAAATTCTCGGGAAGTATTCCAGCGTGGATCGGACAAAGTTTACGGAATCTGCAAGTACTCCTACTGCGCTCAAATATGTTTTCGGGCCATATTCCTCTGCAACTTGGACGATCTAGTAATCTTCAAATCATCGATCTCTCCAACAACAGACTATCGGGATCGGTACCGCACTCTTTCGGCAACTTCAGCGCGATGATCTCCGCGTCGAAGTCGATGGCTTCTACGGTTtcgaacattatgaattttgtgtTATCCTCTTTCGTGGCAAGCGAGAGTATATCTCTGGTTACCAAGGGCGATGAGTTCAGCTTCTCCACCATTCTCCGATTTGTGAAGAGCATAGATCTTTCGAACAATGATCTGAGCGGAGTGATTCCTCCGGAAATCGGTTCTCTTTTTGCGCTTCAAACATTGAATTTGTCGAGAAATAGTTTTGAAGGCATGATTCCGAAAACAATGGGCGATATGAAGTCATTGGAAACTCTGGACCTATCATTCAATAAGTTATCCGGAGTCATTCCTGAAAGCTTTTCGGCGCTGAATTCTCTGAACCACTTGAATCTGTCTTACAACAATCTATCGGGAGCGATTCCATCGGGGAATCAACTTCAGACGCTGGAGGATGCATCCATTTATATCGGAAATGTCCATCTCTGTGGTCCTCCGGTGACCAAGAGTTGCTCCGACGATCCCAACGTCGATTCGACAGAAGAGGAGTACAAACAAGGATCTCATGTGCTGTCATTTTACTTTGGTACCGGGCTCGGATATTTGGTCGGCTTATGGagtgtgttcgtcgtcatgctgTTCAAGAAAGATTGGAGGCTCTTCTATTTTGCAACGGTGGACAAGATGTACGACAAAGCGTATGTGGCAGTCAGGATAAGAATGCGAAATTGA